In Sulfuricurvum sp., the sequence GCCAGCTTTTCCAAAATCATACGTTGCTTTTACAGCCCAGCTTTTAGTGTTAGCAATCCAGTCTACCTGTGCCATCGAACGGGTATACCCACCTGTAGGAAATCCCCGCCACGGAGCGATGATATCAGCGTCATTGGCTACTTTTGAATATCCAACTTGTAATGCGAGAGGACCGTTTTCCGCCACGAGACGTGCCATAATGATACTTCCGTCTACACTATCAGGATTCGTATAGTTTGCACGTGCATTAGCACGTTTTGCAGCATCAGGAAGACCACTACTATTAAAAGCAACTACATTACCACTCAAAGCAGCGCCCCCAATCGCACCGGCACCGTCATCCATCTGACGAAGATATCGGACACCAGGAGTCAGTGTCCATGCATCGTTCACTTTAATCTTATAATTGCCTTCAGTCACAAGGGTATTGAAAAATCCGCTGATTCCTACATATTCAGCATCAAGTTTCAAATTAGAAATCGATTTGTTAGAAGCCGTTAGTAATAGCATTTCAGGATCTACATCCCCTCCAGCTTGACGGATGTTATAAACACTAAGACCTTTATGAACACCAGAATCATCATTCTCGTAGACTTTATCACCCTTCACTGCAACAGATGTGTCTCCTTGATCATAAGCTAATATACTATGAAATTCCTGGTGGTCACGTAGCTTTTGGCTCATGATATAACCTGCACGTAGTGTTGTATTTGGAAGGTCTTTATTCTCCATAACCGCTGCTTCGAACGTATTTGGAATCATTTTTGTGTCATTGGTCGCGAGCATAATACTATCGATCCCTTGACGCCCGATTTTGACATCGGTTTTGCCGTGTTTATACTCTCCGTACGCTTCAGCAAATACACCAATGGATGCTTCTGTACCATCCGGACGTGTACGATAAGTATCTTTTCCTGATTTTCCATAGTTAGCAGTAAGTGTATTTGTAGTGTTGCTGACAGTATTTTCGCCTACCATCGGAACCGTTCCGTAAAATCCGACTGTTGCACCAAAGCCTTTAAAAAATCCTGTTTTATAAACTAGACTTCCTCCAAGACCCCATTGATTATTGTCATGAGTACGTTTATAAATATCACTGTTTGTCAAATCTTCATTTTCCCAATCATACCAAAACATGTTCGAACGAAGGCGTCCATAAACTTCTCCTTTGGTAAACATTTCAGTGAATGAATTAACATCACCTGGCGCTTTAGTATATTCAACCTGATAATTATCTTTGAGCACGCGATCTTCTGTTTTAAGCGCATACGCCGACGTCGTCAATAAACATGCGGCAGCTGCTGCCATACTAATCTTCATCATTTTCATTCTTAACTCCTTAAGTTTTAATGCATCGCAGGGCTTAACAGCCCTTTGAACCTTTACGAGGACAACCGCAATCGTAATCGAGGATATCCACATTGCTGTGACCGTCGATATTGACATTTTTTTGACGTCGGATGTACGATGCCGTCACATCATAAACCGGACGGGTCAAAGACTCTCGTAGGTTGGTTCCTGCATTTTGCAAATTACCGCCCCATGAAGAGACTTTGTACGTTTTGTTATCATCCAAAGGTTTCCCTTTGACCAATATATTACTGATACGCTTACCACTCGGTGCACCGATTTTGATGCTGTACGTAACACCGCCCAAACGGCTCATATCCCCCCCTTGCTGATACAGCGGGTTCGGATTGAACACGTTATCGGCAATATCTTCGAGGAGTGAGCGGATATGTTTACCGGTCAATTCAAACGTGTAGACATTAGGATAAGTGATCGCCGTCATATCATAGACACTGTCCATAGTAATCGCGTCTCCGCCGAGTACCGTCGTTCCCCATCGATATCCCGGAGTAAACGAGATGTCCGAATCCATCGTATCGATGATCGCATCATTGATGAGTTCGTCGAACGGTGAATGGAAGGTATCACGTTTGTACAAGATGTTTTTGGTCACACCGAGTACTTCGCTAAACTCTTTCTCATGCGGAGCATACAGAGAGTTCACCAATTCGACCCCTTCAGGGTCAGCCGGGATCAAGTTTGCCGCTACCGGGATCAGTTTGTACTCATACCCTTTGACTTTATGGTTTTTGATATCGATATCCAAACGCCCGATATATTTACCATGGCTTCCCGCAATCACGATCACCGTACCGTTGATAACCGTCGGCTGAGGAGACGGGTCATGCGTATGTCCGCTGAGGATGAAATCGATCCCTTTGACTTGTCGCGCAACCTCTTGGTCAACGCTGAAACCGTCATGCGACAACACGACAACACAGTCCACTTTTTCCTCTTTACGTAGTTTATCGACATACGTTTGAAGAGTATCCAAACGGAGACCGAAACTCCACCCTTGGGTAAACTCTTTCGGATTTGCCGTAGAGGTAAACGGAAACGACTGACCGATGATACCGATCTTCGCACCGCCCCGTTCTTGAATCGTGTATGGTTTAAAAATCAACTCTTCGAAATCTTCGGCAAATGAATCATCTCCGATGATATTTTGGGAGATAAACGTCGCATTTAGCATTTCGATCAGCTCTTTAACCCGTGTTTTGCCATAGGTAAATTCCCAGTGACCGACCATAACGTCGACACCGAGGTAATTTTGCGCTTTAACGATTGCTTCACCGGTCGTTTTGAGCGCCAGACCTGTACCCTGCCATGTATCACCCGAGTCCAGAAGCATGACATTATCCGCCCCGCGCTCTTTTTTGATATGGTTGATGAGGGTTTTCATATGGGCGATCCCCCCCATTTTCCCGAATTTGTGTGCCAATGCATCAAAATTCATATGGGTATCGAAATAGGCATCGAGCGTTTTGCCTTTCATGCCGTAATGTTTTAAAAACGATTCACCGCACAAAAATCCGGGAGTTCCCGTAAGATTCGGTGCCGAAATCAGTGTCGAAGGCTCACGCCAGTACAGCGGTTTGATATGCGCATGCATATCACAGATATGCAACAGCGTCACATTTCCGCGGGCATTAAATGAATAAATATCTTTCAACCCTACCTCATCAGCCCGTTTCGGGGTTGAAGCGGCTGAACCAAGAGTCGGCAAACCGATCCCTAGTGCGGCGGCGATATGGAAAAAATCTCTGCGTGATACGTCCATACTCTCCCCCTTAGCGTTTCAAGCCCGGGATTTGAATCTCGTTGCCTTTTGTTTTATTAGTAATGTAGACTTCGAGTCCTACCATCTCACGAGAACCCAACGGGATTTTTGCTAACAACGCATTATCCATACATTGTTGGAAACGTTTATCCAATAATGTTGTTTCGCTTTTTGTCATACGGTACGCCGGCCATGTTCCTGCCGCTCTGTTTACACCCAAATCCGGAAGCGGTTGCATACGAAGACGCTGCCCGATGATGTCTGGACTGTGACAACTGTTACATGAAAGACCGCGACCGCCGCGACGTTCTTCAAATACTTCTTGACCGAGCTTCATCATCTCTTTCATTTGTGCGTTAGCTTTGACATCGATCGATGTTTTTTTACCGTTCGCCAATGATTTGACATACGCAGTCATTTTGAGCATCTCTTTGCTCTCTAATTTCGGAACCGTTTTGCCTGCATCAGCCGCCGCCATTTGGATCGTTTGAGAGAGTGTCACCACTTTTTTTGCCGCATCGACATACCGTGGAAAGCCGGCAATGTAATTTGATAAATCTTTCTCTTTAACACCCAACATTTTGCTATAGGCATCCAGAGTAGTCATGCCGCCAAACAATTGTTCACCCTCAGCAATATCCATATCTGCCGGATTATTCTCAAGCATTTCAGCGTACATTGCTTTATCGGCGTCGCTCATGCTCATTTTCTCTTCGGCATTGGAATTACTCAAAAGTGCCAGACAAATCAATGCGGCACTTAAAGACAGTTTACGCATTATTTATCCTTTAGGGCTAATTTGTTGAGTGGTCTCAACGCTTTGCCCTTTGTTATCTTTGGCAATGACTTTAAGTGTTCCCGCACCCGGTACTTTGAAACTGATCGAGAATAACGGATTGACCGATAGTGATTCCCAAATGACCATCTTTGTAATCAACTGATCGTTAAACATAAAGTTTACTTCGTTGATGTAATGCGCAGGGATAATCTCGCCTGTGTCTTTGTTTTTACGCATTCCGGTTTCCATCGGATGCATCGCCATAAAGTCGATCTTGACGACTTCACCTACTTTGTACTCTTTTGGTTTGATTTTAATCAGTGTTTTCATCTCTGCCATGGGTTATCCTTTATCTTTTTTCATTTACATTTCTGCCTCGATAGAGGCAAGCTTTAGTGCCTTAGCGGCTAGCGTAGCCAATCGGGGCGTGTTCCGATGGCGTTAAAAACTATATAATCAACCGCATCCGCCGATGGTTACTTTGACATTTTGCTTTGCACTTAAGAATGTTCCGTCGCTCATTTCGGCAATCGCCACAACATCCTGAGTCCCGCCGAGTTTTACACGGGTACCGAAATAGGCTTCGCCGTTGGCAGGGGTAAGATAGATGTTTGCACATCGGACATTTCCGTTTTTAGATGCCAAGATATGAATCGCTTTGACATAATCTTTACTTGTCATAGGGCTTTCTACATTTACTTTAACCGGAACAACCGCACCGTTTTCTGCGATTTCAGGTGCCGATACAACAACTTTAGCAGATGGAGTTACCGGTTTTCCACCTGTAATTGCCGCTACTGCAGCATCGTAATTCATCTCGTTCGGTCCTACAACCTTTTTTGCTTCATCCGCCGCACTTGCAATTTGAGGCATCATAGCAGTACACGCTGCTACGACTCCAAATCCTTTTAAAAATGATCTGCGTTCCATAGTTTCTCCTTGGTAATTATTTTTTTGATACGATATAAGAGGTCAAATCACACACTTCGCGTTCATTCATCAACCCATTGGTCATGTTGATCGTCATATGGGTAACCGGATTGTCGACACGAGCATCCGCAATTTTTTGGTAAACAAACTCCGCTTTTCGTGCACCGCTGTCCATAAACAACCCTTTATAGTTGCTCAGATCGGGTCCGATATTGCCATAGCCCTTTGCACCTTCGATATTGTGACACGCGACACAATTTCCGAATTGTTTCTCTTTTCCGTCAGGAAGGATTTTAACGAGACCTTCCGGCGCGGGATCTTTTGCATCTTTTCCATTTAGATTGTGGAAAATATACTTCCCTCGTGCAATGACGGCAGGATCTTCACTGATACATCCCGCCGGCATAGCATACACTTTCGGTGCAGGAAGGGCATCTTTTTTTAAAATGGCCGTCGCATCCGGGCTTTCGATCACTTGCGATAAATCTGCCGCTCCCAAAAGGGTGGCGATTCCAAGCATTATTGCTATTCGCATTGGCTCTCCTTGTTCTAATGTTCACCTAGCATTGTAAAGAAGGAGTGTAAAATTAATGTAAAAAAAGAGGAAATTATGCGTCAATAGAAAGAGGTGGGTAAAAAGTGTAGCTAAATGTACTCCCCTTACCGTAGATAGAGTCGATTTTGAGTTCGATGCCCGCTTTATCAATAATCGACTTCACGATATTCAAACCGATACCGAATCCGCCTTTGTCACGGTTTTCCCGATAATAGCGTTCAAAAATTCGGTTCACATCTTCAATCCCAACACCGTTATCTTGAAAGCTCATTACACATCGATTCTCAAAATGTTCTAAAACAACCGTGATCGTCCCCTCTTCATGCGAATACTTGATCGCATTAGAAAGATTGTTATCAATAATACGTTGTAACTGAGTCGGATTAAATGCGATAAAAATACCCTCTTCAATACGGGGCTGAATCGTAATGTTTTTCAGTGCGGCAACTTCCGAAAAATAATCAATCCGCTCTTGCAGATAGTGACTCAGATCAATCCGCTCATATTCAAATGCCAAGCGCTCGTTTTTGATCAGATAGTCCATGTCATTATAAAGTGTTGCCAACGTTTTGGTTGCCGCTTTGATCCGCTGCAGATATTTATTGGTGGGATTGGAACGGTTATAGAGATCGATATTGACGTTGATAATCGAGAGCGGCGTATTGATCTCATGCATCGAGTCTTTAATAAACTGATCAAGCCGCTTGTTAACGCGCTGAAACGGAAGGGCAAACCGATCCAGAAAAAAGAGGGAAAGGACAAATATTAGTGCCGCGATAGAGAGGAGAATGACGACAACATCCTGATAAATACGCACATACGACAGTTCTCCCCCTACTACCAAATACGATGCATCGAAATATCGCCCTTCCGGAAGTGCCTCGATCAGATAGGCGTATCCGTTTTGTACATGATATCCGATTTCCTGTAGTTCCAGAGGCTTATCAATGAGGCTGAAAACAGGTTTAAAATGTTCATCATATAATCCCGACTGAAACGAACGAAACCTCGGGTAATCAAAAGGCTGCGTCTCTTTCGGGTCAAACTCTTCCATCGTTCGTAAAATCAGATGCGATTGATGCTTTAGTTTAAACTCATACTGTATCTCATACACGTATTTCATATAAGTGACATACAGATACGTCGGTGCCAACAGCAATACCGCAACGAGCATCGTATAAAAAAAAGCGTTTTTCAGTGCGTAGAAATTATCGTTCAATGATGTATCCCAGCCCGCGCCGATTTTGAATGATCTCAATCGGGAGCTTTTTTCTCAAGTTGTTGATCTGTACCCGTATGTTTGCCGGATCGACATATTCTCCCCATATTTCATCCTGAAACATTTCGACCGATACCACCTGATTGGTGTGTTTCAACAAAACCGTAAAAATCTCTTTTTCGGTTTTACTGAGTGCGATATTCTGGCCGTTATGAGTTAACGTAAAATTTTCAGTGTCATAAATCAGATCCGAACCGAAATCGATTTTGTTTTCCCCGTCGTGATAATAGCTTTTGAGTGCATGCATGATCCGTATCTGCAATTCGGTCAGATCGAAAGGCTTGCGGATATAGTCACAGCATCCCGATTTGTACCCTTCCTGCAAATCACTGACGTTTACCATAGAGGTGAGGAAAATAGCCGGAGTTTTATTCCCCTCTTTGCGCAGCGTCCGCAGCAATTCAAATCCGGTCATACCCGGAACGTTCACATCGAGAAGATAAAGATCGAAATGGGTTTCATAAATAGCGTCAAACGCTTTTTCTCCGTTGGAAAACCCTGATACTTCATACCCCATATCTTCCAAAAATTCGGTGATGCTGACGCGTAGCATGTATTCATCTTCCAGTAACAATACTCTCATCGAATCTCCCCTTTTATCTTTTTGTTCACTTTATAATCCAACATGATTCCGATCAACTCTTCTTTTGAGTAGGCATCCAAGCGATCATGCGCCTCCTGTAAAAACAGCTCCCGATCTTCAGGAGCCACCGTGTCTTTGAGGTAGAGGAGATCTTTATCGTACACGCTTTGGAACAATGCATTATCAAACGATTTTTTGACCATGACATCATAAAGCTCATTACGTGAAAGATGGATTAGGAATGAAATATCTTCTTCGTCCGAATGGGCATAGGTTTTAATCTGCTTCGGAGAAAGAGAGAAGACGAATGCGCCGATTGTTTCTCCTGCTCCGTTCTTCATCGGTTCATAAAAGAGATAACGTCCTCCGCTGGAGATGACACGGCTATGCTTAAGAACATTAAAATTGACCCCTCCCAAAAGTTTCAGGTCACTTTGGGTGTATTTTGGATTCGCCAAAATATATTCTTTCCCGATAGCGGGGTTTTCTTGCATAAATACGGCCGTATCATAAAATTGTGCATCCATTAAAACATACATTTTAACCCCTAACCGATCGAAATAGTCCTGTGTCGATTCAAAAAAGGAGACGACTTCGACAAATCCGAGCATTTTATCACTGCGATAGACCGGAACTGTTGCTTTCACCCCAAGTTTACGCCCCACTTCGATCGCCGAGCGGGGATTTCTGTGGGTTTGGAAATAGAGTAAATCGGGGCGAAGAAACTCAAGCGGCATCCCCGCATACGAGTTATCCCAGCTGCGGGCGAAAATAATATAATCCGAGGTGATAACCTGAGAACGTATCAACGCATCCGTATTGACCTTAATCGATTCCATCCCCTCCGAGAGGATTTTGAATCCTTTGTCCTCATCATCATTTTCCAATGCATCGTTGAGTGCCGTATTTTGGGAGAGGATGAGGGCATAACGCAATGCTGTCGAACGCTCTTTTTCAAGCTGGTTATTAAGAGCCAATGAGAGCTGATCGCTCAGCCGTTCCAGCGTTTGCGACGTCACTTTTTTATCCAACTGCCACAGAACAACCCCTAAGATCATCATAATGACCAAAAATACCGCGGCAATCGTCTTTTTATTCGCAAAAAGCTTAACCCAGCGATCCATTACGGCGTCTCCTTGCGTTTTTTGCCCATTTTATACACGTAAGCCAACACCTCTGCTACAGCGGCAAACATCATATCGGGGATTGCCCGGTCAATCTCGACCTCTTTATAAAGCGATCGTGCGAGCGGAGGGTTTTGGACGATATGGACTCCGTTTTCGCGTGCGATTTTTTTGATCTGTATAGCAATATTATCCACCCCTTTTGCCACAACGACGGGAGCATTGTGCTTCGTCTCATCATACTTGATTGCGACCGCATAGTGGGTCGGATTCGTAATCACCACATCCGCGGTAGGGACAGAAGCCATCATCCGCTTACGTGCCGCCTGAAACTGAATCTGGCGTATTTTTGCCTTGATATGCGGATCCCCTTCCATATTTTTAAATTCGTCTTTAATCTCTTGTTTCGACATTTTGAGTTTGTCAAAATATTGTTTTCGAGTGAGGAAAAGATCGATCAGTGCATAAAAAGTAATGATGATGAGCATGACTGCGGCAAGCACGATCACTTTATCCCGAAGCCATCCCATCTGATCTTGCAGGGTAAAAAGCGCTACAGTCGGCAGTTCTTGGATGTAATACCAAAAAAACAAAAATCCGATCCCCAACGCCGTAAATGATTTAAGGGTGATTTTAATCGATTCAAGCACTTTTTGCAGAGTAAACATATTTCCGAGCCCTTTGATCGGATCGAGTTTGGAAAAATTCGGCATTAACGGTTTTGTCGTAAAATTAAATCCGATTTGAGCTACCGTCCCTGCGACTCCTGCAACCGCAACGATGATACTGATCGGCAATGCCATAATCAAAAATTCCCGAAATGTGACAAATGCCATATCAAACATCAACTCTCTCGTCAACGGCTGTCCCATAAGGGAAAAATAATAGCGTGAAAGATTGAGAATACGATCCGCAATAAACGTAAACATCATAATCAATCCCAAAATAGCGACGAATAAAACGAGAACCCCGACAATATCCTGACTCTTGGCGACATTCCCTTCCGCTCGGGCGTCTTCAATCTTCTTGGAGGTGGGTTCTTCAGTCTTTTCTTGATCGTCGGCCACGTATTAATCCATTTTCATCGACATATCGATCCAGTTGGCCTGATGAATCATCGAGCCGGTACTGATCGCATCCACCCCCGTTTTAGCATATTCCGCAATCGTCTCCAGGGTGATATTCCCGCTCGCTTCGAGCAAGACGCTGCTATGATGTTCCCATTTGTACTCCACCACTTCACGAAGCTGTTCAGGTGTCATATTGTCACACATTACGATGTCGGCTCCCACCTGCATTGCACGTTTAGCCATCTCAAAATCTTCCGCTTCAATCTCGATTTTTGAGGTAAATGGGATTTTTTTACGTGCTTCCGCCATAAATGCATCCAAATCATCTATCGTTTTGAGATGGGTATCTTTGAGCATCAGGGCATCGTCCAATCCCATCCGATGGTTCGTCGCTCCGCCGATACGGCTCGCGTATTTTTCAAAATTACGCAGAAGAGGACGGGTTTTTCGGGTATCGAGAAGTTTGGTTCCATAAGGTGCGATCAAATCGACGTATTGACGAGTCAATGTCGCAATCGAGCTGGCATGCAGCAGCATATTCAGCAAAGTACGCTCTATACGAAGAAGGGTATGCGAATCGCCGCTGAGACTCAACACTACGTCTCCTTTTACAAATCGTTCGCCGTCACGTTTATACGATACCATATTGAACTTTTCGAGTTCAGCCAGTACACGCAGATATTCTTCTCCCGCTAAAACACCGTCACTCTTGGCAATAATTTTCGCAGATGCGGGAACAGCCTGAGAAACGCGCGCATACAAATCCCCACGCCCTACATCTTCGGCTAACACTTCACGGATAAATTGTTCGATCATAGCGCCATCATCCTCTCAAGTGCAACTTTTGCCCAGTACGCCGTATCTTCATCCACCTCGATCTCATTGATCGGAGCACCGTCTTCGATCGCTTTGAGGGCGAGATACAAATCTTCCAGTGTCGTCTCGTTCATCGTCGGACATTCAGGCTTGGTACTTGAAAGAATATACGTGTTACTAGGGCGCAGACGGTTGACCATGTTAAACTCGGTTCCTACCGCCACCTTTTGATCGGCAGGAAGTTCCGTAATGTACTTGATGAGCTGCGACGTCGATCCGACGAAATCGGCACGATCACAGATAGCAGGATCGCATTCCGGATGAACGGCGATCAAAATCCCCGGATATTTGTTACGATAGAACTCGATGTCGTCGACACTGAAGAGCTGATGAACGGAGCAAAAACCGTCATAACAGATGATATCGGCCTCTTTCGGATCGGTTCCGTCTCCGATGACGCACGATTTGAGTCCCATCATATTGGCGATGTTTTGACCCAAACAGCGGTCAGGGACAAAAAGGATCTTTTTCCCCTCGGCGAGTGCTTTGGTAATAATCGTTTTGGCGTTGGAGCTGGTGCAGACCATCCCCCCCATTTTCCCGACGCGGGCTTTTACGGCAGCGTCGGAATTGATATAGGTGATCGGTAAAATATCTTCCGCTTTGATCCCCGCATCTTCGAGTTTCTGGATCGATTGGTCATAATAGAGCCCGTCGATCATTTTTGCCATCGCGCAGCAGGCGACTTTTGGCATTACGACCCGTTTGTGCGGACTGAGGATTTTAACGCTTTGCCCCATGAATCCGACACCGCAAAATACGACAAACTCTTTATCGTCCGCCATCGTACGTTTTGCCAATTCGAGAGAATCGCCCGTGATATCTCCCATCTCAAACACTTCATCACGCTGATAGAAGTGTGCCACAACGGTGACACTGAGACGGCTTTTAAGATCAATAATTTTTTGTTTTAATTCTTCGGTATTCAAACCCGTATTCCTTCTCTATTCGGTAAAGCTGTTATTATAACCAAACTCATATCGCCCACTCCTT encodes:
- a CDS encoding cache domain-containing protein — translated: MDRWVKLFANKKTIAAVFLVIMMILGVVLWQLDKKVTSQTLERLSDQLSLALNNQLEKERSTALRYALILSQNTALNDALENDDEDKGFKILSEGMESIKVNTDALIRSQVITSDYIIFARSWDNSYAGMPLEFLRPDLLYFQTHRNPRSAIEVGRKLGVKATVPVYRSDKMLGFVEVVSFFESTQDYFDRLGVKMYVLMDAQFYDTAVFMQENPAIGKEYILANPKYTQSDLKLLGGVNFNVLKHSRVISSGGRYLFYEPMKNGAGETIGAFVFSLSPKQIKTYAHSDEEDISFLIHLSRNELYDVMVKKSFDNALFQSVYDKDLLYLKDTVAPEDRELFLQEAHDRLDAYSKEELIGIMLDYKVNKKIKGEIR
- a CDS encoding HAMP domain-containing sensor histidine kinase, giving the protein MRSFKIGAGWDTSLNDNFYALKNAFFYTMLVAVLLLAPTYLYVTYMKYVYEIQYEFKLKHQSHLILRTMEEFDPKETQPFDYPRFRSFQSGLYDEHFKPVFSLIDKPLELQEIGYHVQNGYAYLIEALPEGRYFDASYLVVGGELSYVRIYQDVVVILLSIAALIFVLSLFFLDRFALPFQRVNKRLDQFIKDSMHEINTPLSIINVNIDLYNRSNPTNKYLQRIKAATKTLATLYNDMDYLIKNERLAFEYERIDLSHYLQERIDYFSEVAALKNITIQPRIEEGIFIAFNPTQLQRIIDNNLSNAIKYSHEEGTITVVLEHFENRCVMSFQDNGVGIEDVNRIFERYYRENRDKGGFGIGLNIVKSIIDKAGIELKIDSIYGKGSTFSYTFYPPLSIDA
- the flhB gene encoding flagellar biosynthesis protein FlhB; its protein translation is MADDQEKTEEPTSKKIEDARAEGNVAKSQDIVGVLVLFVAILGLIMMFTFIADRILNLSRYYFSLMGQPLTRELMFDMAFVTFREFLIMALPISIIVAVAGVAGTVAQIGFNFTTKPLMPNFSKLDPIKGLGNMFTLQKVLESIKITLKSFTALGIGFLFFWYYIQELPTVALFTLQDQMGWLRDKVIVLAAVMLIIITFYALIDLFLTRKQYFDKLKMSKQEIKDEFKNMEGDPHIKAKIRQIQFQAARKRMMASVPTADVVITNPTHYAVAIKYDETKHNAPVVVAKGVDNIAIQIKKIARENGVHIVQNPPLARSLYKEVEIDRAIPDMMFAAVAEVLAYVYKMGKKRKETP
- the nadA gene encoding quinolinate synthase NadA, whose amino-acid sequence is MNTEELKQKIIDLKSRLSVTVVAHFYQRDEVFEMGDITGDSLELAKRTMADDKEFVVFCGVGFMGQSVKILSPHKRVVMPKVACCAMAKMIDGLYYDQSIQKLEDAGIKAEDILPITYINSDAAVKARVGKMGGMVCTSSNAKTIITKALAEGKKILFVPDRCLGQNIANMMGLKSCVIGDGTDPKEADIICYDGFCSVHQLFSVDDIEFYRNKYPGILIAVHPECDPAICDRADFVGSTSQLIKYITELPADQKVAVGTEFNMVNRLRPSNTYILSSTKPECPTMNETTLEDLYLALKAIEDGAPINEIEVDEDTAYWAKVALERMMAL
- the soxZ gene encoding thiosulfate oxidation carrier complex protein SoxZ — translated: MAEMKTLIKIKPKEYKVGEVVKIDFMAMHPMETGMRKNKDTGEIIPAHYINEVNFMFNDQLITKMVIWESLSVNPLFSISFKVPGAGTLKVIAKDNKGQSVETTQQISPKG
- the soxA gene encoding sulfur oxidation c-type cytochrome SoxA gives rise to the protein MRKLSLSAALICLALLSNSNAEEKMSMSDADKAMYAEMLENNPADMDIAEGEQLFGGMTTLDAYSKMLGVKEKDLSNYIAGFPRYVDAAKKVVTLSQTIQMAAADAGKTVPKLESKEMLKMTAYVKSLANGKKTSIDVKANAQMKEMMKLGQEVFEERRGGRGLSCNSCHSPDIIGQRLRMQPLPDLGVNRAAGTWPAYRMTKSETTLLDKRFQQCMDNALLAKIPLGSREMVGLEVYITNKTKGNEIQIPGLKR
- a CDS encoding response regulator transcription factor; translation: MRVLLLEDEYMLRVSITEFLEDMGYEVSGFSNGEKAFDAIYETHFDLYLLDVNVPGMTGFELLRTLRKEGNKTPAIFLTSMVNVSDLQEGYKSGCCDYIRKPFDLTELQIRIMHALKSYYHDGENKIDFGSDLIYDTENFTLTHNGQNIALSKTEKEIFTVLLKHTNQVVSVEMFQDEIWGEYVDPANIRVQINNLRKKLPIEIIQNRRGLGYIIER
- the nadC gene encoding carboxylating nicotinate-nucleotide diphosphorylase, producing the protein MIEQFIREVLAEDVGRGDLYARVSQAVPASAKIIAKSDGVLAGEEYLRVLAELEKFNMVSYKRDGERFVKGDVVLSLSGDSHTLLRIERTLLNMLLHASSIATLTRQYVDLIAPYGTKLLDTRKTRPLLRNFEKYASRIGGATNHRMGLDDALMLKDTHLKTIDDLDAFMAEARKKIPFTSKIEIEAEDFEMAKRAMQVGADIVMCDNMTPEQLREVVEYKWEHHSSVLLEASGNITLETIAEYAKTGVDAISTGSMIHQANWIDMSMKMD
- the soxB gene encoding thiosulfohydrolase SoxB, which translates into the protein MDVSRRDFFHIAAALGIGLPTLGSAASTPKRADEVGLKDIYSFNARGNVTLLHICDMHAHIKPLYWREPSTLISAPNLTGTPGFLCGESFLKHYGMKGKTLDAYFDTHMNFDALAHKFGKMGGIAHMKTLINHIKKERGADNVMLLDSGDTWQGTGLALKTTGEAIVKAQNYLGVDVMVGHWEFTYGKTRVKELIEMLNATFISQNIIGDDSFAEDFEELIFKPYTIQERGGAKIGIIGQSFPFTSTANPKEFTQGWSFGLRLDTLQTYVDKLRKEEKVDCVVVLSHDGFSVDQEVARQVKGIDFILSGHTHDPSPQPTVINGTVIVIAGSHGKYIGRLDIDIKNHKVKGYEYKLIPVAANLIPADPEGVELVNSLYAPHEKEFSEVLGVTKNILYKRDTFHSPFDELINDAIIDTMDSDISFTPGYRWGTTVLGGDAITMDSVYDMTAITYPNVYTFELTGKHIRSLLEDIADNVFNPNPLYQQGGDMSRLGGVTYSIKIGAPSGKRISNILVKGKPLDDNKTYKVSSWGGNLQNAGTNLRESLTRPVYDVTASYIRRQKNVNIDGHSNVDILDYDCGCPRKGSKGC
- the soxY gene encoding thiosulfate oxidation carrier protein SoxY; the encoded protein is MERRSFLKGFGVVAACTAMMPQIASAADEAKKVVGPNEMNYDAAVAAITGGKPVTPSAKVVVSAPEIAENGAVVPVKVNVESPMTSKDYVKAIHILASKNGNVRCANIYLTPANGEAYFGTRVKLGGTQDVVAIAEMSDGTFLSAKQNVKVTIGGCG
- a CDS encoding OprD family outer membrane porin; the encoded protein is MKMMKISMAAAAACLLTTSAYALKTEDRVLKDNYQVEYTKAPGDVNSFTEMFTKGEVYGRLRSNMFWYDWENEDLTNSDIYKRTHDNNQWGLGGSLVYKTGFFKGFGATVGFYGTVPMVGENTVSNTTNTLTANYGKSGKDTYRTRPDGTEASIGVFAEAYGEYKHGKTDVKIGRQGIDSIMLATNDTKMIPNTFEAAVMENKDLPNTTLRAGYIMSQKLRDHQEFHSILAYDQGDTSVAVKGDKVYENDDSGVHKGLSVYNIRQAGGDVDPEMLLLTASNKSISNLKLDAEYVGISGFFNTLVTEGNYKIKVNDAWTLTPGVRYLRQMDDGAGAIGGAALSGNVVAFNSSGLPDAAKRANARANYTNPDSVDGSIIMARLVAENGPLALQVGYSKVANDADIIAPWRGFPTGGYTRSMAQVDWIANTKSWAVKATYDFGKAGIIEGFKVAADYENMNFDEGKAYSSGFSDRDIFHVDMWKTFKEIPNTEFKFRFATVNADNLYTGTSPVLGTQATTDYASYDEYRFEINYLF
- the soxX gene encoding sulfur oxidation c-type cytochrome SoxX, which encodes MRIAIMLGIATLLGAADLSQVIESPDATAILKKDALPAPKVYAMPAGCISEDPAVIARGKYIFHNLNGKDAKDPAPEGLVKILPDGKEKQFGNCVACHNIEGAKGYGNIGPDLSNYKGLFMDSGARKAEFVYQKIADARVDNPVTHMTINMTNGLMNEREVCDLTSYIVSKK